A part of Haloarchaeobius sp. HME9146 genomic DNA contains:
- a CDS encoding OB-fold domain-containing protein → MTNGIRAVAGYAPRFRITADEFAEAWGRFEAGGIEEKAVAGADEDALTMAAEVARDALHADGTHGEAVSYLAFASSTPPLAEEDLTARLGAMLGVPETAARRSYSGSTRAGTQALLDALDSDLGDGIGLVVVADCPRGHLDDAVDHAAGAGAAAFVVVDEGLAHVTDRAEYTTPYPGTRFRETGSDRVEGLDVTNYDRKAFREVVTGAADQLGQVDPDAAAVQSPDGRLPYRVAGGLGVDTDTIAACATVHDLGDTGAASVPLGLVKALAADDQQTILGVSFGSGAGSDAFVVECESGLPSSLRLDGDQPISYAEYLRQRGEVTSGPPSGGGAYVSVPTWKRSIPQRYRLEAGRCPECGALNFPPEGACNACNTRTDYDPVELSGTGTVEALTTISQGGAPPEFAEQQGKAGDFAVAVVALDGPTDGSVSAPAQVTDAAPDALSVGDTVETVIRRIYTQEGVTRYGFKIRPQGGL, encoded by the coding sequence ATGACGAACGGAATCCGTGCCGTTGCGGGCTACGCACCTCGCTTCCGCATCACGGCCGACGAGTTCGCCGAGGCGTGGGGTCGCTTCGAGGCTGGCGGCATCGAGGAGAAGGCCGTCGCGGGCGCGGACGAGGACGCACTGACGATGGCCGCCGAGGTCGCCCGCGACGCCCTGCACGCCGACGGGACCCACGGTGAAGCCGTGTCCTATCTCGCGTTCGCGAGTTCGACGCCCCCGCTCGCCGAGGAGGACCTGACAGCCCGGCTGGGCGCGATGCTCGGCGTCCCCGAGACCGCGGCGAGGCGCTCCTACTCCGGGAGCACCCGCGCCGGCACACAGGCACTCCTCGACGCCCTCGATTCGGACCTCGGCGACGGTATCGGGCTGGTCGTCGTCGCGGACTGCCCGCGTGGGCACCTCGACGATGCGGTCGACCACGCCGCCGGAGCAGGCGCGGCCGCCTTCGTCGTGGTCGACGAGGGCCTGGCGCATGTCACCGACCGCGCCGAGTACACGACGCCGTACCCGGGCACCCGGTTCCGAGAGACCGGCAGCGACCGCGTCGAGGGGCTGGACGTGACGAACTACGACCGGAAGGCGTTCCGCGAGGTCGTCACCGGCGCGGCCGACCAGCTCGGGCAGGTCGACCCGGACGCTGCAGCCGTCCAGTCACCCGATGGCCGGCTCCCGTACCGGGTCGCCGGTGGCCTCGGCGTCGACACCGACACCATCGCGGCCTGTGCGACGGTCCACGACCTCGGCGACACCGGCGCTGCGAGCGTCCCGCTCGGGCTCGTGAAGGCGCTCGCGGCCGACGACCAGCAGACGATTCTGGGCGTCAGCTTCGGCAGCGGTGCCGGCTCGGACGCCTTCGTCGTCGAGTGCGAGTCCGGCCTACCGAGTTCGCTCCGGCTCGACGGCGACCAGCCCATCAGCTACGCCGAGTACCTGCGTCAGCGCGGCGAGGTCACGTCGGGGCCGCCCTCGGGCGGCGGTGCGTACGTCTCGGTGCCCACCTGGAAGCGCTCCATCCCGCAACGCTACCGACTCGAAGCCGGGCGCTGCCCCGAGTGCGGGGCGCTCAACTTCCCGCCGGAGGGAGCCTGCAACGCCTGCAACACCCGGACCGACTACGACCCGGTCGAACTGTCCGGGACAGGCACAGTCGAGGCCCTGACGACCATCTCGCAGGGCGGTGCCCCACCGGAGTTCGCGGAGCAGCAGGGGAAAGCGGGTGACTTCGCGGTCGCCGTCGTCGCACTCGATGGGCCCACGGACGGGTCGGTGAGTGCTCCTGCGCAGGTGACCGACGCGGCTCCCGACGCGCTCTCTGTGGGGGATACCGTCGAGACGGTGATTCGGCGCATCTACACGCAGGAGGGTGTGACGAGGTACGGTTTCAAAATCCGACCGCAGGGAGGATTATGA
- a CDS encoding HdeD family acid-resistance protein, whose amino-acid sequence MSTDVTTEPATDTSHPELAESRGTLRLVGSLLVLFGLVAIVFPHVSTVSLALLLGTILVAGGVLQVAHAFSATNWRGFVWQGLVAVLFTGLGILVLVNPTIRFLSLWLLLVGLFLAVGLAQFVLGLAIRGDPNWQWPILAGCVSILAAVLLWLGLPATEPWAIGLVFGIALSVTGLSLVMLALGARPQAVVQEETAPAARSGER is encoded by the coding sequence ATGTCGACTGACGTGACCACCGAGCCCGCCACGGACACCAGCCACCCCGAGCTGGCCGAGAGCCGGGGGACGCTGCGGCTCGTCGGGAGCCTGCTCGTCCTGTTCGGGCTGGTCGCCATCGTCTTCCCCCACGTGAGCACCGTGTCCCTCGCGCTCCTGCTGGGGACCATCCTCGTCGCCGGGGGCGTCCTCCAGGTAGCTCACGCGTTCTCGGCGACGAACTGGCGGGGGTTCGTCTGGCAGGGCCTCGTCGCGGTCCTGTTCACCGGGCTCGGTATCCTCGTCCTCGTGAACCCGACCATCAGGTTCCTCTCGCTGTGGCTCCTGCTCGTCGGGCTGTTCCTCGCCGTCGGCCTGGCTCAATTCGTCCTGGGCCTCGCCATCCGCGGCGACCCGAACTGGCAGTGGCCCATCCTCGCCGGATGTGTCTCCATACTCGCGGCGGTCCTGCTGTGGCTGGGCCTCCCGGCGACCGAACCCTGGGCCATCGGCCTCGTCTTCGGAATCGCCCTCTCCGTGACCGGGCTCTCGCTGGTCATGCTGGCACTCGGCGCACGGCCCCAGGCAGTCGTCCAGGAGGAGACGGCACCGGCTGCTCGGTCGGGTGAGAGATGA
- a CDS encoding HdeD family acid-resistance protein has translation MSADDIPEDRPDEETTEEATEETKTTEETTAEAETPEMTTESVPTESDPAAMDPDQSEQLMPEAAGIASSYSTMIAVGAVLAILGFLAIVFPIFTSLSLSVVFGAALVVGAFVQIAHAFSAKKWTGFLWETILALVYGVAGIMVLANPVLGLASLTFLLIAYFFASGVVQLVMGLQTRGQPNWAWLLFSGGLGILVGVMLFLGLPSTAAWAVGLLFGANLIASGLSMIMLAVGAKEAAEAGEAAPPTAKPGGV, from the coding sequence ATGAGTGCAGACGATATTCCCGAAGACCGCCCGGACGAGGAGACGACCGAAGAAGCGACCGAGGAGACGAAGACGACGGAAGAGACGACGGCCGAGGCCGAGACGCCAGAGATGACGACGGAGTCGGTACCGACGGAATCTGACCCGGCAGCGATGGACCCCGACCAGTCCGAGCAGCTGATGCCGGAGGCGGCCGGTATCGCGTCCTCCTACTCGACCATGATAGCCGTCGGTGCCGTGCTGGCGATACTGGGGTTCCTCGCGATCGTGTTCCCGATCTTCACGAGCCTCTCCCTCTCGGTGGTGTTCGGTGCGGCGCTCGTCGTCGGTGCGTTCGTCCAGATCGCCCACGCGTTCTCCGCGAAGAAGTGGACGGGCTTCCTGTGGGAGACCATCCTCGCGCTGGTCTACGGGGTCGCCGGAATCATGGTCCTCGCGAACCCGGTCCTCGGTCTCGCCTCGCTCACCTTCCTGCTCATCGCGTACTTCTTCGCGAGCGGCGTGGTCCAGCTCGTGATGGGCCTGCAGACCCGCGGCCAGCCGAACTGGGCCTGGCTGCTGTTCAGTGGGGGCCTCGGCATCCTCGTCGGTGTCATGCTGTTCCTCGGACTCCCCTCGACCGCCGCGTGGGCCGTGGGGCTCCTGTTCGGGGCGAACCTCATCGCCTCGGGCCTCTCGATGATAATGCTCGCCGTCGGGGCGAAGGAGGCCGCCGAGGCCGGCGAAGCCGCGCCGCCCACCGCGAAGCCGGGTGGCGTCTGA
- a CDS encoding MaoC/PaaZ C-terminal domain-containing protein, with amino-acid sequence MVYSYEPHYFEDMEEGMTFQSAGRTVTESDFVFHSMFADDWTELHTNAEYSEDGPFGKRIGHGPMTFILTTGMVQRCGFVERTVIAFLGMNYMDVPNPMFIDDTIQAEFEVTETKEFESRDDAGLVVIDAETTNQDGDILLQGDMKFMFKRRDFYGDKPGHP; translated from the coding sequence ATGGTCTACAGTTACGAACCGCATTACTTCGAGGACATGGAAGAGGGAATGACGTTCCAGAGCGCCGGTCGGACCGTCACAGAGTCCGACTTCGTCTTCCACTCGATGTTCGCCGACGACTGGACCGAACTCCACACCAACGCGGAGTACTCCGAGGACGGCCCCTTCGGCAAGCGCATCGGCCACGGCCCGATGACGTTCATCCTGACGACCGGGATGGTCCAGCGCTGTGGCTTCGTCGAGCGCACCGTCATCGCCTTCCTCGGCATGAACTACATGGACGTCCCGAACCCGATGTTCATCGACGACACCATCCAGGCCGAGTTCGAGGTCACCGAGACCAAGGAGTTCGAGTCCCGCGACGACGCCGGCCTCGTCGTCATCGACGCCGAGACGACGAACCAGGACGGCGACATACTGCTCCAGGGCGACATGAAGTTCATGTTCAAGCGCCGGGACTTCTACGGCGACAAGCCCGGTCACCCCTGA
- a CDS encoding DUF5518 domain-containing protein: MALNFDERSSENGFWINAAIGGVAAIVLSFVPFSPVLGGLISGYLEKDTRRNGNLKIGAAAGAISLIPMLFLGVFFVGFGFLGALGGADAAMGVVFMLFIVAIFAVIGAVYTIGLGAAGGFLAHVLWEDDFERARGRGSQGGYDDMAYETQH; this comes from the coding sequence ATGGCTCTCAATTTCGACGAGCGCAGTTCGGAGAACGGGTTCTGGATCAACGCGGCAATCGGTGGTGTTGCCGCCATCGTACTGTCGTTCGTTCCCTTCTCGCCGGTCCTTGGTGGTCTCATCTCCGGCTACCTCGAGAAGGACACCCGACGCAACGGGAACCTCAAGATCGGGGCCGCAGCCGGTGCCATCTCGCTCATCCCGATGCTGTTCCTCGGCGTGTTCTTCGTCGGGTTCGGCTTCCTCGGTGCCCTCGGCGGTGCCGATGCCGCGATGGGCGTCGTGTTCATGCTGTTCATCGTCGCCATCTTCGCCGTCATCGGTGCCGTCTACACCATCGGCCTCGGTGCCGCCGGCGGCTTCCTCGCGCACGTCCTCTGGGAGGACGACTTCGAGCGTGCTCGCGGCCGCGGTAGCCAGGGCGGCTACGACGACATGGCCTACGAGACCCAGCACTGA
- a CDS encoding PhoX family protein — MGRELTRRQSLGLVGASAVALGIGGGVLGDSLTRRDCATGSVTRVATTVIGAEFTGLFVTGDGTLFCNVAHPDSTNEKPYDCGAVGVFEGVDVTSLPDEVDALTYPWTRHGKRTFRSCLGTHRVLVNGGDKTATGEGLGITYATDGTKLTDASQPDFNGFVPFPGDRNQGYLYTAWEQIPAAVSRLHLQNTAEGWTVLGGENLDLRPVEGLWNTCFGTVSPWGTPLLSEEYEPPAANWYAGATWRDAHESVERYLGRPGNPYRYGWIVEVTDPLARTPGTEKRFALGRFSHENAVVMPDQRTVYLSDDAAGGVLFKFVADSPGDLTAGTLFAARLTQDSGSDSGRVGFDVEWVRLAHGTEREIASWVTEYDGQGTGGRYITRKDVQEWAAGNRRDDRAAFLESRRAAVAKGATAEWNKMEGINVRPGAEPGDFLYIAVSSVQGTMLSNEVSEANARPRDEISLNRLPYGVLYCAQLDGDFDISRIEPAAVGSRTTFWGPDNIVVLPDGRVLIGEDGPHAPNQLWLFDPDHR, encoded by the coding sequence ATGGGCCGCGAACTCACGCGCCGGCAGAGCCTCGGCCTGGTCGGGGCGAGTGCGGTCGCCCTCGGCATCGGCGGTGGTGTGCTCGGTGACAGCCTGACGCGCCGAGACTGTGCCACCGGGTCGGTGACGCGAGTGGCGACGACGGTCATCGGCGCGGAGTTCACCGGCCTGTTCGTCACCGGGGACGGGACCCTCTTTTGCAACGTCGCCCATCCCGATTCGACGAACGAGAAACCGTACGACTGCGGTGCAGTCGGTGTGTTCGAGGGGGTCGACGTGACAAGCCTCCCTGACGAGGTCGACGCGCTCACCTACCCCTGGACCCGGCACGGGAAGCGGACGTTTCGGTCCTGTCTCGGGACCCATCGCGTGCTGGTCAACGGGGGAGACAAGACCGCGACAGGGGAGGGCCTCGGCATCACCTACGCGACTGACGGCACGAAGCTGACCGACGCGAGCCAACCCGATTTCAACGGGTTCGTGCCGTTCCCCGGCGACCGGAACCAGGGCTACCTCTACACCGCGTGGGAGCAGATTCCGGCGGCAGTCAGCCGACTACACCTCCAGAACACCGCCGAGGGGTGGACGGTCCTCGGCGGCGAGAACCTCGACCTCCGCCCGGTCGAGGGCCTGTGGAACACCTGTTTCGGGACCGTCTCACCCTGGGGCACCCCGCTGCTCTCGGAGGAGTACGAACCGCCGGCGGCGAACTGGTACGCGGGCGCGACCTGGCGCGATGCCCACGAGTCGGTCGAGCGCTACCTCGGCCGCCCCGGGAACCCGTACCGGTACGGCTGGATCGTCGAGGTGACGGACCCGCTCGCCCGGACGCCCGGTACCGAGAAGCGCTTCGCACTCGGCCGGTTCTCCCACGAGAACGCGGTCGTCATGCCCGACCAGCGCACCGTCTACCTGAGCGACGACGCGGCCGGCGGGGTGCTGTTCAAGTTCGTCGCCGATAGCCCCGGGGACCTCACCGCCGGAACCCTGTTCGCTGCCCGGCTCACGCAGGACTCGGGTAGCGACTCCGGACGGGTCGGCTTCGACGTCGAGTGGGTGCGGCTGGCCCACGGGACCGAGCGCGAGATCGCGTCGTGGGTCACCGAGTACGACGGACAGGGGACCGGCGGCCGGTACATCACCCGAAAGGACGTGCAGGAATGGGCAGCGGGCAACCGCCGCGACGACCGGGCCGCGTTCCTCGAATCCCGCCGCGCAGCCGTCGCGAAGGGGGCGACCGCCGAGTGGAACAAGATGGAGGGCATCAACGTCCGTCCTGGCGCGGAACCCGGTGACTTCCTCTACATCGCCGTGTCGTCGGTACAGGGCACGATGTTATCGAACGAGGTGAGCGAGGCGAACGCGCGCCCTCGCGACGAGATATCCCTGAACCGGCTCCCCTACGGCGTGCTGTACTGTGCACAGCTCGACGGCGACTTCGACATCTCGCGTATCGAGCCGGCGGCGGTCGGCTCGCGGACGACCTTCTGGGGGCCGGACAACATCGTCGTCCTCCCCGATGGCCGCGTTCTCATCGGTGAAGACGGCCCGCACGCGCCGAACCAGCTCTGGCTCTTCGACCCCGACCACCGGTAG
- a CDS encoding thiolase domain-containing protein codes for MRDAYVVGAGQSDYGSFPDESYRSLFETAFEAAVESVDHGIDADDFDEAVVGTLGVGGRQLGLAGPAVTEHVGLHGVPTTRVENACGASGYAVRQAVQAVKSGMADVVLASGVEIMTDMSGDATKYWLGVSGETEWERLSGTTFAGVYAQMASAHMAEHGTTKEQLSHVAVKNHSHGAMNPHAQLGFECSLEDAMNAPTIADPLNLYHCCPTTDGAACAIVVSEDVVDQFTDERVRVAGVGAASDRVGLFQRDTYTSVPASKMAAETAYEMAGMGPEDVDFAEVHDCFAIAELMAYEDLGFCEPGESGELVASGATDYGGDVVVNTSGGLKSKGHPIGATGAGQVVEAFKQLTHRAGDRQVEGATRGLTHNVGGSGGAAVVHLFEREGPDGAAADEEVSA; via the coding sequence ATGCGAGACGCGTACGTCGTCGGGGCGGGCCAGTCTGACTACGGTTCGTTCCCCGACGAGAGCTACCGGTCGCTGTTCGAGACCGCCTTCGAGGCGGCGGTCGAGAGCGTCGACCACGGTATCGACGCGGACGACTTCGACGAGGCGGTCGTCGGCACACTGGGCGTCGGCGGCCGCCAGCTCGGCCTCGCCGGGCCGGCGGTCACCGAACACGTCGGGCTCCACGGCGTGCCCACGACGCGGGTCGAGAACGCCTGCGGGGCCTCGGGCTACGCGGTCCGACAGGCGGTCCAGGCCGTCAAGTCCGGGATGGCCGACGTGGTGCTGGCGAGCGGGGTCGAGATAATGACCGATATGTCCGGCGACGCCACGAAGTACTGGCTTGGCGTCTCGGGCGAGACCGAGTGGGAGCGTCTCTCGGGAACGACCTTCGCGGGCGTGTACGCACAGATGGCCAGTGCGCACATGGCGGAACACGGGACGACGAAAGAACAGCTCTCTCACGTCGCCGTGAAGAACCACAGCCACGGCGCGATGAACCCGCACGCCCAGCTCGGCTTCGAGTGCTCCCTCGAAGATGCGATGAACGCGCCGACCATCGCGGACCCGCTGAATCTGTATCACTGCTGTCCGACGACCGACGGGGCGGCCTGCGCCATCGTCGTCAGCGAGGACGTTGTCGACCAGTTCACGGACGAGCGCGTCCGGGTCGCGGGTGTCGGCGCGGCCTCCGACCGCGTCGGGCTGTTCCAGCGCGACACCTACACCAGCGTCCCGGCGTCGAAGATGGCGGCCGAGACGGCCTACGAGATGGCCGGGATGGGTCCGGAAGACGTGGATTTCGCGGAGGTCCACGACTGCTTCGCCATCGCGGAGCTGATGGCCTACGAGGACCTCGGCTTCTGCGAACCCGGGGAGTCCGGGGAGCTGGTCGCCTCAGGCGCGACGGATTACGGTGGCGACGTGGTCGTGAACACCTCCGGCGGGCTCAAGTCCAAGGGTCACCCCATCGGTGCGACCGGGGCTGGCCAGGTCGTCGAGGCGTTCAAGCAGCTCACCCACCGCGCCGGGGACCGGCAGGTCGAGGGTGCGACCCGCGGCCTGACCCACAACGTCGGTGGGAGCGGTGGGGCCGCGGTCGTCCACCTGTTCGAGCGCGAAGGCCCAGACGGCGCGGCCGCGGACGAGGAGGTGAGCGCGTGA
- a CDS encoding DUF6069 family protein, with product MRLDFALTAVRRSVATYGFPVRVALVLVLAMVGNAILLAIAQSLSVAPGFQPLAYPPVLFLTAVGAAGAAVVYWGLTRRVEDPERTFTRIVVAVLALSFIPDFALLVEDPNATPAGVVVLMAMHVVVAVACVALFPAQQVVAEPEAEAEAQ from the coding sequence ATGCGCCTCGACTTCGCACTTACCGCCGTCCGCCGGTCCGTCGCCACCTACGGGTTCCCGGTCCGCGTCGCCCTCGTCCTCGTGTTGGCGATGGTCGGTAACGCCATCCTGCTCGCCATCGCCCAGTCGCTGTCGGTCGCGCCCGGCTTCCAGCCCCTGGCGTACCCGCCGGTCCTGTTCCTGACCGCGGTCGGTGCCGCAGGGGCCGCCGTGGTCTACTGGGGGCTCACCCGACGCGTCGAGGACCCCGAGCGAACGTTCACCCGCATCGTCGTCGCCGTCCTCGCGCTGTCGTTCATCCCCGACTTCGCCCTGCTCGTCGAGGATCCCAACGCGACCCCTGCTGGCGTCGTCGTCCTGATGGCGATGCACGTGGTCGTCGCGGTGGCCTGTGTGGCACTGTTCCCGGCCCAGCAGGTGGTGGCGGAGCCCGAGGCTGAGGCAGAAGCGCAGTAG
- a CDS encoding MFS transporter has protein sequence MTAEGSESTGGLRERAEHWTPLAVVCSAMIITVIDTTMMTVAISAIVADLDTSVTAVQGAISLYALVMAAFMMLGAKLGNVYGVRRMFRIGLVIYGVGTVLAALSWNIYALLLGWSVLEGLGAAILLPLAYAMLPILYTDPKERALAFGVLTGVLAGAAAVGPILGGTLTTYFTWRLGFALEAVIAVPTFFFAARLAEYRPEEGASIDVVGTALSVLGLGTLVVGVLLSGRYGWWGAIRPFSVAGVELGLLGLSPTPILVAAGLSLLVGFLHWQRIRERRGETPLVKTSIFGNGAYLAGLSTYFVSWIALGGILFVLPVFLQGALGYTAFDTGVALLPFSLSVFVVSIGTAKFTHSVGGKRLIQLGVGVLALGLAALFVVTSVAMTTVELVVPLLLVGVGIGLVLANIVNLTLSTVEAEETMEASGVSMAVNWLGTSVGTAVVGSFMLTATYGSVVDQILSSVGLGVGTASRRELVVLLQDATEFLTMAERQALLAQLPAEVQQALAGIVEQAMVQGFRNTVLLVGVFVILLGLTSTFLPTGKAQVQPAEPTPPDVVPDRADD, from the coding sequence ATGACAGCGGAGGGCTCGGAATCGACCGGAGGACTCCGCGAGCGCGCCGAACACTGGACGCCACTCGCGGTCGTCTGCTCGGCGATGATAATCACTGTCATCGACACGACGATGATGACCGTCGCCATCTCGGCCATCGTCGCCGATCTCGACACCAGTGTCACGGCCGTCCAGGGAGCTATCTCGCTGTACGCGCTCGTCATGGCCGCGTTCATGATGCTCGGCGCGAAGCTGGGGAACGTCTACGGCGTCCGCCGGATGTTCCGAATCGGGCTGGTCATCTACGGCGTCGGGACGGTCCTGGCGGCGCTGAGCTGGAACATCTACGCGCTCTTGCTCGGGTGGTCGGTGCTGGAAGGGCTGGGCGCAGCCATCCTGCTCCCACTCGCGTACGCGATGCTACCTATCCTCTACACCGACCCGAAAGAGCGCGCGCTCGCATTCGGTGTCCTCACGGGGGTACTGGCCGGTGCCGCCGCAGTTGGCCCGATTCTGGGTGGCACGCTGACGACCTACTTCACCTGGCGGCTCGGGTTCGCGCTGGAGGCCGTCATCGCCGTGCCGACGTTCTTCTTCGCCGCGCGACTCGCCGAGTACCGGCCTGAAGAAGGCGCGTCGATAGACGTGGTCGGGACGGCCCTGTCGGTCCTCGGCCTCGGCACGCTCGTCGTCGGCGTCCTGTTGAGTGGTCGCTACGGCTGGTGGGGGGCAATCCGTCCGTTCTCGGTCGCTGGCGTGGAACTGGGCCTGCTCGGACTTTCGCCGACCCCGATACTCGTCGCGGCTGGGCTCTCGCTGCTGGTCGGGTTCCTCCACTGGCAGCGCATCCGCGAGCGGCGCGGAGAGACCCCACTCGTCAAGACGAGCATCTTCGGAAACGGGGCGTACCTCGCCGGGCTCTCGACGTACTTCGTCTCGTGGATCGCCCTCGGTGGCATCCTGTTCGTCCTCCCGGTCTTCCTCCAGGGTGCCCTCGGGTACACCGCCTTCGACACGGGGGTCGCCCTCCTCCCGTTCTCGCTCTCCGTGTTCGTCGTGTCCATCGGGACCGCGAAGTTCACCCATTCCGTGGGCGGGAAGCGGTTGATCCAACTCGGCGTGGGAGTCCTCGCGCTCGGCCTCGCCGCGCTGTTCGTGGTGACCAGCGTGGCGATGACCACCGTGGAGCTGGTCGTCCCGCTGCTCCTGGTCGGTGTGGGCATCGGGCTGGTGCTCGCCAACATCGTGAATCTCACCCTCTCGACGGTCGAGGCCGAGGAGACGATGGAGGCCTCGGGCGTCAGCATGGCGGTGAACTGGCTCGGGACCTCGGTCGGCACGGCCGTCGTCGGCTCGTTCATGCTCACGGCCACGTATGGCAGTGTCGTCGACCAGATACTCTCCAGTGTGGGACTCGGTGTCGGAACGGCCAGCCGCCGAGAACTCGTGGTCCTGTTGCAGGACGCGACCGAGTTCCTGACCATGGCAGAGCGACAGGCCCTCCTCGCACAACTCCCGGCCGAGGTCCAGCAGGCACTGGCCGGTATCGTCGAGCAGGCCATGGTACAGGGGTTCCGGAACACGGTCCTGCTCGTCGGCGTGTTCGTCATCCTGCTCGGGCTCACCTCCACGTTCCTGCCGACGGGAAAGGCCCAGGTACAACCGGCCGAGCCTACGCCTCCGGACGTCGTCCCGGACCGGGCTGACGACTGA
- a CDS encoding metallophosphoesterase has protein sequence MAEVYYFISDLHIGGDEELQECAFEPELIEFLQTLEATDEDAELIINGDLFGLWEFTELQGMAKLDSLEAHHGDLFEQFRRTGEHVPITLIPGNHDAELAGYPEYVERLAEYNIDLQNELRLVRPVGSKKLWIEHGMQEDPNNRLPQFGNPFANPLGYFVNNRITGKAGQLSRRGKYNWLRDIQSVTPMADIPYWMISNYYYREMSPLLRYASVPFLLLFNVTLLWLAGASLERVGILNTNVFTNLDVFRQFGIVGDVFYVVVLVNLVVMGLLIALAIPAFFLGRDVKQTLRRFGLLSTERAAKEEDQHYRDAAVDVFASNPDVVAFIYGHTHRPSLKRLGSRAVINTGTWLKQFTRISTRFGVLPPVYRPSYCLNYFRITADEHRIVIDYDIIEKEAPSELTPLQRFLVRWKHPEPTVPPRTVLEPDEPRTLAEETPPVSRQPGPGRRPEA, from the coding sequence ATGGCCGAGGTGTATTACTTCATCAGCGACCTCCACATCGGGGGCGACGAGGAACTGCAGGAGTGTGCGTTCGAGCCCGAACTCATCGAGTTCCTCCAGACACTCGAAGCCACAGACGAGGACGCCGAACTCATCATCAACGGGGACCTGTTCGGGCTGTGGGAGTTCACCGAACTCCAGGGGATGGCCAAGCTCGACTCGCTTGAGGCCCATCACGGGGACCTGTTCGAGCAGTTCCGACGGACGGGGGAGCACGTTCCAATCACGCTAATCCCGGGCAACCACGACGCCGAACTCGCGGGCTATCCCGAGTACGTCGAGCGACTCGCCGAGTACAACATCGACCTCCAGAACGAGTTGCGGCTGGTCCGGCCGGTGGGCTCGAAGAAGCTCTGGATCGAACACGGGATGCAGGAGGACCCGAACAACCGCCTTCCGCAGTTCGGGAACCCGTTCGCGAACCCGCTGGGCTATTTCGTGAACAACCGTATCACGGGGAAGGCCGGCCAGCTCTCCCGGCGGGGCAAGTACAACTGGCTCCGTGACATCCAGTCGGTGACGCCGATGGCCGACATCCCGTACTGGATGATATCGAACTACTACTACCGCGAGATGAGTCCACTCCTGCGGTACGCCTCGGTGCCGTTCCTGTTACTGTTCAACGTCACACTGCTCTGGCTAGCCGGTGCCTCGCTGGAGCGCGTCGGTATCCTGAACACGAACGTCTTCACCAACCTGGACGTGTTCCGGCAGTTCGGAATCGTGGGCGACGTGTTCTACGTCGTCGTCCTGGTCAACCTGGTCGTCATGGGCCTGCTCATCGCGCTCGCCATCCCGGCGTTCTTCCTCGGGCGCGACGTGAAACAGACGTTGCGGCGATTCGGCCTCCTCAGCACCGAACGAGCGGCCAAAGAGGAGGACCAGCACTACCGTGACGCGGCCGTCGACGTGTTCGCGTCGAACCCCGACGTGGTGGCGTTCATCTACGGGCACACCCACCGCCCGTCGCTGAAGCGACTGGGGAGTCGGGCCGTCATCAACACGGGAACCTGGCTGAAGCAGTTCACGCGCATCTCGACCCGGTTCGGCGTTCTACCACCGGTGTACCGCCCATCGTACTGCCTGAACTACTTCCGCATCACCGCGGACGAGCACCGAATCGTCATCGATTACGATATCATCGAGAAGGAAGCCCCGAGCGAACTCACGCCGCTCCAGCGGTTCCTCGTCCGGTGGAAACACCCCGAGCCGACGGTGCCCCCGCGGACAGTCCTCGAACCGGACGAGCCCCGGACCCTAGCAGAAGAGACTCCCCCGGTCAGTCGTCAGCCCGGTCCGGGACGACGTCCGGAGGCGTAG